From a region of the Panicum virgatum strain AP13 chromosome 2K, P.virgatum_v5, whole genome shotgun sequence genome:
- the LOC120695479 gene encoding probable purine permease 5 produces MCTKSYDPSTTSSAPSADNLMYAYLPTSTASLVAVLSPAFAALFGRAVAKKRLSLSSLNAVVVITAVVAIVALDSGSDRPPGVMARQYALGFALDVLGSALHGLIFALSELVFARVLGRRSFHVVLEQQAAVSLCAFAFTSVGLAAAEGFPAMQREAAWFARGGEAAYANVMVWTAVTFQLGVLGGTGALFLASTVLAGVLNAVRLPLTSVAAVIWFHDPMSMFKTLALVITVWGFASYMVGHSSSVKKTSAS; encoded by the exons ATGTGCACCAAGAGCTACGACCC CTCGACAACCTCCTCGGCACCCTCCGCCGACAACCTCATGTACGCGTACCTCCCGACGTCCACGGCTTCACTCGTCGCCGTGTTGTCGCCCGCGTTCGCCGCGCTCTTCGGTCGCGCCGTTGCCAAGAAGAGGCTGAGCCTGTCCTCCCTCAACGCCGTTGTCGTGATCACCGCCGTCGTGGCGATCGTCGCGCTGGACTCCGG GTCGGACAGGCCGCCCGGCGTGATGGCGCGGCAGTACGCGCTCGGTTTCGCCCTGGACGTGCTCGGGTCGGCGCTCCACGGCCTCATCTTCGCGCTCTCGGAGCTCGTCTTCGCCAGGGTCCTCGGCCGGCGGTCCTTCCACGTGGTGCTGGAGCAGCAGGCGGCGGTGTCGCTCTGCGCGTTCGCCTTCACCTCCGTGGGgcttgccgccgccgagggcTTCCCGGCGATGCAGCGCGAGGCGGCGTGgttcgcgcgcggcggcgaggccgcgtaCGCCAACGTGATGGTGTGGACGGCCGTCACGTTCCAGCTAGGCGTGCTCGGCGGCACCGGCGCGCTGTTCCTGGCGTCGACCGTCCTCGCCGGCGTGCTGAACGCCGTCAGGTTGCCCCTGACGAGCGTCGCCGCCGTGATCTGGTTCCATGACCCGATGAGCATGTTCAAGACCTTGGCTCTGGTGATCACAGTGTGGGGGTTCGCGTCCTACATGGTTGGGCACTCCTCTTCTGTCAAGAAAACGTCAGCAAGTTGA